From a single Bacillus pumilus genomic region:
- the ysxE gene encoding spore coat protein YsxE, translating to MDEIQSVLYEYGLEAEYIEPVSPAVVKVYTKQGVFALKQVKANRHMQFTEQMLELESKGYRSFVPIYRTKDGSFFSSHRESQYAYYLMPWLTNEKREEQDDKHEYLFQEIARLHKRTEVMMDITEQEIEAHYTQIKTKWETEKDMYERFIERAEQTWYMSPFELAAAMYFSEAMSASEFALERLEDWHEEMKDQETTRVVLNHGQLSIHHFLYNDVGTGHFTNFERSKKAAPIYDLLTFYFRTFKTYPTSCPECTSLFYTYQKGNPLREEELHLFLSYLAYPQGLFDIVKAYEAGGQDEMESCQQLLRAYWQMKNSEPTVMKIHEIEQARRLEEEQSASSSAE from the coding sequence GTGGATGAGATCCAATCTGTCCTATACGAATACGGGCTTGAGGCTGAATACATTGAACCTGTCAGCCCTGCTGTTGTTAAAGTATATACAAAGCAGGGCGTATTTGCCCTAAAGCAAGTAAAAGCGAATCGACATATGCAGTTTACAGAGCAAATGCTTGAACTGGAATCAAAAGGCTATCGCTCTTTTGTGCCAATTTATCGGACGAAGGACGGTTCCTTCTTCTCAAGTCATCGGGAAAGCCAGTATGCATACTATCTTATGCCGTGGCTGACGAATGAAAAGAGAGAAGAGCAGGACGATAAACATGAATATTTATTTCAAGAGATTGCAAGACTTCATAAGCGAACTGAAGTGATGATGGATATCACGGAGCAAGAGATAGAAGCGCACTATACACAAATCAAGACCAAATGGGAAACAGAGAAAGACATGTATGAACGATTCATAGAGCGGGCAGAGCAAACGTGGTATATGTCACCATTTGAGCTGGCTGCTGCGATGTATTTTTCAGAAGCGATGTCTGCTAGCGAATTTGCGCTTGAACGATTAGAAGATTGGCATGAAGAAATGAAAGATCAAGAGACAACACGTGTTGTGTTAAATCATGGACAGTTGTCGATTCATCACTTTCTGTATAATGATGTGGGCACAGGACATTTCACCAATTTTGAGCGGTCTAAAAAAGCTGCCCCCATTTATGATCTTCTGACCTTTTACTTTCGGACATTCAAAACCTATCCCACGTCTTGTCCTGAATGTACTTCCTTGTTTTATACGTATCAAAAAGGAAATCCTCTTCGGGAGGAAGAGCTGCATTTGTTTCTTAGTTATCTTGCTTATCCGCAAGGTCTGTTTGATATAGTAAAAGCATATGAAGCAGGTGGACAGGATGAGATGGAAAGCTGTCAGCAGCTGTTAAGAGCGTATTGGCAGATGAAAAATTCAGAGCCGACCGTCATGAAGATTCACGAGATTGAGCAGGCTAGACGACTTGAAGAAGAACAAAGTGCCTCGTCATCAGCGGAATGA
- a CDS encoding valine--tRNA ligase: MGTNNQEMPTKYDPNAIEKDRYTYWVEGKFFEAQNDKTKDPYTVVIPPPNVTGKLHLGHAWDSTLQDIVTRMKRMQGYDVLWLPGMDHAGIATQAKVEAKLREEGVSRYDLGREKFVEETWKWKEEYADFIRSQWAKMGLGLDYSRERFTLDEGLNKAVRQVFVQLYEKGLIYRGEYIINWDPATKTALSDIEVIYKDVQGAFYHLKYPLSDGTGSIEIATTRPETMLGDTAVAVHPDDERYQHLIGKTVVLPLTGRQIPIVADDYVDMEFGSGAVKITPAHDPNDFELGNRHELERILVMNEDGTMNANALQYKGMDRFECRKQLVKDLQEEGILFKIEDHMHSVGHSERSGAVVEPYLSTQWFVKMQPLADEAINLQKGDDQVQFVPDRFEKTYLHWMENIRDWCISRQLWWGHRIPAWYHKETKEVYVGLEAPEDLENWEQDNDVLDTWFSSALWPFSTMGWPDADSEDFKRYYPTNLLVTGYDIIFFWVSRMIFQGLEFTGEKPFKDVLIHGLIRDEQGRKMSKSLGNGIDPMEVIDKYGADSLRYFLATGSSPGQDLRFSFEKVESTWNFANKIWNASRFALMNMDGLTYDELDLTGEKSVADQWILTRLNETIESVTQLADKYEFGEVGRHLYNFIWDDFCDWYIEMAKLPLYGEDEAAKKTTRSILAYVLDQTMRLLHPFMPFLTEEIWQHLPHEGESITVAAWPEVKPELSNEQASADMKLLVELIRSVRNIRSEVNTPMSKQVELYIKASTPDVQERLEKNRSYIERFTNPSVLEIGTNVPASDKAMTAVISGAELILPLEGLINLDEEIARLQKELDKLTKEVERVQKKLGNEGFMKKAPESVVEEERAKERDYVAKREAVQKRIEELKA, from the coding sequence ATGGGAACAAATAATCAAGAAATGCCTACAAAGTACGATCCAAATGCGATTGAGAAAGACCGCTATACGTACTGGGTCGAAGGAAAATTCTTCGAAGCACAAAATGACAAAACGAAAGATCCATATACAGTCGTCATTCCTCCACCAAACGTGACAGGAAAACTGCACCTTGGCCATGCATGGGATTCTACCCTTCAAGACATCGTGACACGTATGAAACGGATGCAGGGTTATGATGTTCTATGGCTTCCAGGAATGGATCATGCCGGTATTGCTACCCAAGCAAAGGTCGAGGCAAAGCTTCGCGAAGAAGGTGTGAGTCGCTATGACCTCGGCCGGGAAAAATTTGTGGAAGAAACGTGGAAGTGGAAAGAAGAATATGCGGATTTCATTCGCAGCCAGTGGGCGAAAATGGGACTTGGTCTTGATTACTCGCGCGAACGTTTTACATTAGATGAGGGTCTGAATAAAGCTGTACGCCAAGTGTTTGTCCAATTGTATGAAAAAGGGCTTATTTATCGCGGAGAGTACATCATTAACTGGGACCCAGCGACGAAAACAGCACTTTCTGATATTGAAGTCATTTATAAGGATGTTCAAGGCGCGTTTTATCACTTGAAATACCCACTCTCAGATGGCACGGGTTCAATTGAAATTGCAACGACAAGACCTGAAACAATGCTTGGGGATACAGCAGTAGCGGTGCACCCTGATGACGAACGATATCAGCATTTGATTGGAAAAACAGTGGTCTTACCATTGACAGGACGCCAGATCCCAATCGTTGCTGACGACTATGTCGATATGGAGTTTGGTTCAGGAGCTGTGAAAATTACACCTGCTCATGACCCGAATGACTTTGAGCTTGGAAACCGCCATGAGCTAGAGCGTATTCTTGTCATGAATGAAGATGGCACAATGAATGCAAATGCATTGCAATACAAAGGAATGGACCGTTTTGAATGCCGTAAACAGCTTGTGAAAGATTTACAAGAAGAAGGTATTTTGTTCAAAATTGAGGATCACATGCATTCAGTTGGTCATAGTGAGAGAAGCGGTGCTGTCGTTGAGCCTTATTTATCTACACAATGGTTTGTGAAAATGCAGCCGCTGGCAGACGAAGCCATTAACCTGCAAAAAGGGGACGACCAAGTTCAATTTGTTCCAGACCGATTTGAAAAGACATATTTACACTGGATGGAAAATATCCGTGACTGGTGTATTTCTCGTCAGCTATGGTGGGGACACCGCATTCCAGCTTGGTATCATAAAGAAACGAAAGAAGTATACGTTGGACTTGAAGCACCAGAAGATCTGGAGAACTGGGAACAGGATAACGATGTGCTTGATACATGGTTTAGTTCAGCGCTTTGGCCTTTCTCTACAATGGGCTGGCCGGATGCAGACAGTGAAGACTTCAAGCGTTACTATCCAACCAATCTGCTTGTCACAGGGTATGACATCATTTTCTTCTGGGTCTCTCGCATGATCTTCCAAGGTCTTGAATTCACAGGAGAAAAACCGTTCAAAGACGTCCTGATTCATGGGCTGATCCGTGACGAGCAAGGACGTAAAATGAGTAAGTCGCTAGGGAACGGAATTGATCCAATGGAGGTCATCGACAAGTACGGTGCAGATTCATTAAGATATTTCTTGGCAACTGGAAGCTCACCAGGTCAGGATCTTCGCTTTAGCTTTGAAAAGGTTGAATCCACTTGGAATTTTGCGAACAAAATTTGGAACGCATCGCGTTTTGCTCTAATGAACATGGATGGCTTAACGTATGATGAGCTTGATTTGACTGGAGAAAAATCAGTTGCTGATCAATGGATTTTAACCCGCTTAAATGAAACGATTGAAAGTGTCACACAGCTTGCTGACAAATATGAATTTGGTGAAGTGGGCAGACATTTATACAACTTCATTTGGGATGATTTCTGTGATTGGTACATTGAGATGGCGAAGCTTCCGCTTTATGGAGAAGATGAAGCAGCGAAGAAAACGACTCGTTCGATCCTTGCGTACGTATTAGATCAGACGATGAGACTTCTTCATCCGTTCATGCCATTCTTAACAGAAGAAATCTGGCAGCATCTTCCGCACGAAGGTGAATCGATTACTGTAGCGGCTTGGCCTGAGGTGAAACCGGAGCTTTCAAACGAACAAGCTTCTGCTGATATGAAGCTGCTTGTGGAGCTCATCCGCTCTGTTCGTAACATCCGCAGTGAAGTGAATACGCCAATGAGCAAACAGGTTGAGCTTTACATTAAAGCATCTACACCTGATGTTCAGGAACGTTTAGAGAAAAATCGTTCATATATTGAGCGCTTCACGAATCCAAGTGTACTTGAAATTGGCACAAATGTCCCAGCTAGTGATAAAGCGATGACGGCTGTTATTTCTGGTGCAGAGCTCATTCTGCCGCTTGAAGGCTTAATTAACTTAGATGAGGAAATCGCTCGTCTGCAAAAAGAGCTTGATAAGCTCACAAAAGAAGTAGAGCGCGTCCAGAAAAAGCTTGGCAACGAAGGCTTTATGAAAAAAGCACCTGAAAGTGTCGTAGAAGAAGAGCGTGCGAAAGAACGTGATTATGTCGCAAAACGCGAAGCTGTTCAAAAGCGTATTGAAGAGCTGAAAGCATAA
- a CDS encoding LysM peptidoglycan-binding domain-containing protein: MSQNNRLQFSVEESIYFKSGQEVSELLSISLDPDILVQEVNDYVSIRGSLELTGEYNINQEELLGELSSYASYREADEVKVREDGTAELLHQFPVDITIPKNKISHLNDVFVFIDAFDYQLTENRLLTIQADLAIEGLLDEETPQMTVEAPYEFVHRPEEEYGDVTYDYQLQTEHEVQEELEGDEREIYEEQAILQHDTRADQEEQEEEMEIELVSRDEEEATEELEESENEEEVALGYRSLPEAQVQEPPFFEPPKLLDEEERDDTFFEVEVRKDPEAVEEQEETIQSYPVFESPAYHVEEEEEREAQDDTYQLGRLYEREAPKVYESAQEEEPDDDERETSGSENSLYLTKLFAKQEEEDFSRMKICIVQQEDTVDRICERYQLNVQQLLRTNSLSVDAELEEGQILYIPEYQKSNA; encoded by the coding sequence TTGTCTCAAAACAATCGATTACAGTTTTCGGTAGAAGAATCCATCTATTTCAAAAGCGGACAGGAAGTCAGTGAGCTGCTGTCCATTTCTCTCGATCCTGACATCCTCGTTCAAGAAGTGAATGATTATGTTTCGATTAGAGGTTCACTCGAGCTAACAGGAGAATACAACATAAATCAAGAGGAGCTATTGGGTGAATTGAGTTCCTATGCATCATACAGAGAAGCTGATGAGGTGAAGGTAAGAGAGGACGGAACGGCGGAGCTTCTGCATCAATTCCCAGTCGATATCACCATCCCTAAGAACAAAATCAGTCATTTAAATGATGTGTTTGTGTTTATTGATGCATTTGATTACCAGCTGACAGAAAATCGTTTACTCACCATCCAGGCTGATCTGGCGATTGAGGGTCTATTAGACGAGGAAACCCCTCAAATGACTGTTGAGGCACCGTATGAATTTGTCCATCGCCCTGAAGAGGAATATGGCGACGTGACCTACGATTATCAGCTGCAGACAGAGCATGAGGTACAGGAAGAGCTGGAAGGCGATGAACGTGAGATCTATGAGGAACAGGCTATATTACAGCATGACACACGCGCAGATCAAGAAGAGCAGGAAGAAGAAATGGAGATAGAGCTAGTGAGCAGGGATGAAGAGGAAGCGACAGAAGAACTAGAGGAATCGGAGAATGAAGAAGAAGTGGCACTTGGTTATCGCTCCTTACCAGAAGCTCAGGTACAAGAGCCTCCATTTTTTGAACCGCCTAAGCTTTTAGATGAAGAGGAACGGGATGATACGTTCTTTGAGGTGGAAGTGAGAAAAGATCCGGAAGCAGTCGAAGAGCAAGAGGAAACAATTCAGTCGTATCCAGTCTTTGAGTCACCCGCTTATCACGTAGAAGAGGAAGAAGAGCGAGAGGCGCAGGATGACACGTACCAGCTCGGACGATTATATGAACGGGAAGCACCAAAAGTATATGAGTCAGCTCAAGAAGAAGAGCCTGATGATGACGAGAGAGAAACGTCTGGCAGTGAGAACTCTCTTTATTTAACAAAGCTGTTTGCTAAGCAGGAGGAGGAAGATTTTTCTCGCATGAAAATATGTATAGTTCAGCAAGAAGATACGGTCGATCGTATTTGTGAGCGATATCAGTTGAATGTGCAGCAGCTTCTTCGAACGAACTCATTATCGGTTGATGCGGAGCTTGAAGAAGGGCAGATTCTTTATATTCCTGAATATCAAAAAAGCAATGCATAA
- the hemL gene encoding glutamate-1-semialdehyde 2,1-aminomutase, which yields MGRSYEKSKQAFEEAQHLMPGGVNSPVRAFKSVNTDPIFMERGKGAKIYDIDGNEYIDYVLSWGPLILGHTNDRVVESIQRVAEQGTSFGASTLVENELAKLVSERVPSIEVIRMVSSGTEATMSALRLARGFTGRNKIVKFEGCYHGHGDSLLIKAGSGVATLGLPDSPGVPEGTASNTITVPYNDLESIQVAFQEFGDDIAGVIVEPVAGNMGVVPPQEGFLQGLRDITEQYGALLIFDEVMTGFRVDYHCAQGYFGITPDLTCLGKVIGGGLPVGAYGGRADIMRQIAPSGPIYQAGTLSGNPLAMTAGLETLKQLTPESYEEFRRKGDRLEEGISKAAKAHGIPLTFNRAGSMIGFFFTNEEVVNYDKAKTADLALFAEFYKEMADHGIFLPPSQFEGLFLSTAHTDEDIEYTIETVEKVFQKLRR from the coding sequence ATGGGACGTAGCTATGAAAAGTCAAAACAAGCATTTGAAGAGGCGCAGCATTTAATGCCTGGTGGTGTCAACAGTCCTGTGCGTGCATTTAAATCAGTCAACACTGACCCGATTTTTATGGAACGAGGCAAAGGCGCCAAAATATATGATATTGATGGAAATGAATACATCGATTATGTCTTATCATGGGGACCGCTTATTTTAGGGCATACAAATGACCGTGTGGTTGAAAGTATCCAGCGAGTGGCAGAACAAGGGACAAGCTTTGGTGCTTCCACGTTAGTTGAAAATGAATTGGCTAAGCTTGTATCAGAGAGGGTTCCTTCCATTGAAGTCATTCGTATGGTCAGCTCTGGTACAGAGGCGACTATGAGTGCACTACGTCTAGCACGCGGTTTTACAGGCAGAAATAAAATTGTGAAATTTGAAGGCTGCTATCATGGCCACGGTGATTCTTTGCTCATTAAAGCGGGTTCAGGTGTTGCAACGTTAGGGCTTCCAGATAGCCCAGGTGTACCTGAAGGGACTGCAAGCAACACGATCACAGTACCGTACAATGATTTAGAAAGCATTCAAGTCGCTTTTCAGGAATTTGGTGACGATATTGCAGGTGTCATTGTCGAACCGGTTGCAGGAAATATGGGGGTTGTTCCTCCGCAGGAAGGTTTCTTACAAGGGCTGAGAGACATCACGGAGCAATACGGAGCTTTACTCATATTTGATGAGGTCATGACAGGGTTCCGTGTAGATTATCACTGCGCGCAAGGTTATTTTGGTATCACACCTGACCTGACTTGCCTCGGTAAAGTCATCGGAGGCGGTCTACCGGTCGGCGCTTATGGCGGAAGAGCGGATATTATGAGGCAAATTGCGCCAAGCGGTCCAATTTATCAAGCAGGAACGTTATCTGGTAACCCACTTGCGATGACAGCAGGCTTAGAAACCTTAAAACAACTGACACCTGAATCTTATGAAGAGTTTAGACGAAAAGGGGACCGGCTGGAAGAAGGTATTTCAAAAGCGGCGAAAGCACACGGGATTCCATTAACGTTTAACCGTGCAGGATCGATGATTGGGTTCTTCTTTACAAATGAAGAGGTGGTCAATTATGACAAAGCCAAAACGGCTGATCTTGCTTTATTTGCTGAATTTTACAAGGAAATGGCCGATCACGGTATCTTCCTTCCACCTTCACAATTTGAAGGACTGTTCCTCTCAACAGCTCATACTGATGAAGACATTGAATATACGATTGAGACAGTGGAAAAAGTATTTCAAAAGCTACGTCGATAA